One part of the Hydra vulgaris chromosome 01, alternate assembly HydraT2T_AEP genome encodes these proteins:
- the LOC105844261 gene encoding galanin receptor 2a isoform X2, with protein sequence MSFNSTKAINENSYTTVEVLTVTLFSTIFVLGTIGNVFVFFYFGIKKKSARSFEQRKVPDFLFCVLALVDFFASVFNPLLYAYWTLTHYKWYFGYWTCKLFVPIGTVATTMSGGIFVVLSFDRQRTIVYPFKRHFKFVYIKLSIFLILIYALVMNAHYALNITLNVETNTCSVPDPGKKTYLVPSICYFFINACTLLVVISFTNYRIFSKMLRHSPTSTLVLGNGATRRKKVNYRIIRLLTALTTVFFILTLPRDILQFVYLLSWCFGHGLALNKPILTLNSFLKVFNVANSCVNPLIYYKMHFGFKRFIKRSFGIKADNLIQGRKSSDFNLTERYSMLSLNKY encoded by the coding sequence ATGTCGTTCAATTCAACTAAGGCAATTAATGAAAATTCATATACTACAGTAGAAGTGCTTACCGTGACTTTGTTTTCAACTATTTTTGTGCTTGGTACAATTGGCAATgtgtttgttttcttttattttggaataaaaaaaaaatctgctcgTTCATTTGAGCAACGCAAAGTACCAGATTTCTTATTTTGCGTCCTGGCACTAGTAGATTTTTTTGCTTCTGTGTTCAACCCACTCTTGTATGCTTATTGGACTTTAACGCATTATAAATGGTACTTTGGTTACTGGACATGCAAGCTTTTTGTTCCGATTGGGACAGTTGCTACAACTATGTCTGGTGGAATATTTGTTGTACTATCCTTTGATCGTCAACGCACCATTGTTTATCCATTCAAACGGCACTTCAAGTTTGTCTATATCAAActtagtatttttttgattcTGATATACGCTCTGGTAATGAACGCACATTATGcgttaaatataactttaaatgttgaaacaaaTACATGCAGTGTTCCTGACCCAGGAAAAAAAACATACCTTGTACCCAGTAtttgttatttctttataaacGCTTGTACTCTTTTAGTTGTCattagttttacaaattatcgCATCTTTTCAAAAATGCTCCGTCATAGCCCAACAAGTACGTTAGTTTTAGGAAATGGTGCAACAAGaaggaaaaaagttaattacagAATAATTCGCTTATTAACTGCACTCACAAccgttttttttattctgactTTGCCACGTGATATCTtacagtttgtttatttattaagttgGTGTTTTGGCCACGGCCTTGCACTCAATAAGCCGATATTGACTTTGAATTCGTTTCTAAAAGTATTTAACGTAGCTAACTCATGCGTCAACCCATTAATATACTACAAGATGCATTttggttttaaaagatttattaaacgaAGTTTTGGAATTAAAGCTGACAATCTGATTCAAGGAAGAAAAAGTAGTGATTTTAATTTGACTGAAAGATATTCGATGttgagtttaaataagtattga
- the LOC136075318 gene encoding tachykinin-like peptides receptor 86C has product MEKATLSTNFSTTKISTYEIKNEKLATVNIITFTLFAINFIFGTIGNGLILFYFRVKYKPRGIIIENRIITEYLFSMLALVDFFAAALNPVLYMYWIVTDYKWYLGYWSCKILVPLGTVATTISGGIIAVLSFDRHRAIVYPFKRNFKLSHVKISLLFVLFYALIINIYYSINISLKDSKCMVVDPSNKAYSIPTIIYFLVNDCTLLSVICFSNYRIVLKTMDCKREDRKDNRRIIRLLIVITFVFFLLTLPRDVLHFVYLMSWIVGSGINSSKTLLDLNSFLKVINVSNSCVNPIIFYAMHAGFQGFIKSILCKTKSFVTNRRMALSEIESFARSQSV; this is encoded by the coding sequence atggAGAAAGCAACACTTTCGACAAATTTTTCTACAACAAAAATTAGCACTtacgaaataaaaaatgaaaaacttgcTACAGTCAACATAATCACATTCACATTGTTcgcaattaattttatatttggtaCAATAGGAAACgggttaattttgttttactttcgCGTAAAATATAAACCAAGAGGGATAATAATTGAAAATCGCATAATTactgaatatttatttagcaTGTTAGCACTTGTTGATTTCTTTGCTGCTGCATTAAATCCAGTTTTGTATATGTATTGGATTGTTACAGATTATAAATGGTACTTAGGTTATTGGAGTTGTAAGATATTGGTCCCTTTAGGAACAGTCGCTACGACAATATCCGGTGGAATTATTGCAGTGTTGTCATTTGATCGACACCGCGCCATTGTTTATCCATTTAAGAGAAACTTCAAACTTTCACACGTTAAAATAAGTCTTCTTTTTGTGCTTTTTTACGctcttattataaatatttattattcaattaatatttcattaaaagatAGCAAATGTATGGTAGTTGACCCAAGTAACAAAGCGTATAGCATCCCAACTATTATTTACTTCTTGGTAAACGATTGCACGTTATTATCTGTTATATGTTTTAGCAACTATCGCatagtattaaaaacaatgGATTGCAAACGAGAAGATAGAAAAGACAATAGGCGAATAATTCGATTATTgattgtcataacttttgttttttttctattaacattACCTAGAGATGTTCTTCATTTTGTTTATCTGATGTCGTGGATAGTCGGGTCTGGAATTAATAGCTCCAAAACATTACTAGatctaaattcttttttgaaagttatcAATGTATCAAACTCTTGCGTTAATCCCATAATATTTTACGCAATGCATGCTGGATTTCAGGGctttatcaaaagtattttatgtaaaactaaatCTTTCGTTACAAACAGGAGAATGGCTTTAAGTGAAATTGAAAGTTTCGCCCGCAGTCAAAgtgtttaa